GGATGAAAACAAACTATCAATCACACATACGTATAGATCAGACCTTTTTTCCTAAATCCATAATGTTTAGTAAGTGGGATCTCATCTATCAGATCTACAATCATACTGTTACAATACAAGTACAACAAAACCACCCAACGGAAATTTGAGGAATCTGAAACCCTATTGACGCGGAATCTGAGAGCCCATTTCCAGCCACGGCTCCTCCTTCACCGCCGGTTTGCTCGCTTGGTACGGCGCGGCTGCAGTGATCCTATCCTTCCTCTTCTCCAAAAACCGAGCTAGTGAATTCTTCCTCGCAATCGGTAAATCTGCAGAAACGAAGCCAACTAAGTACTCtcattaatcaaaataaacaaatccATACTTAATTTAGCGAGAGTGTTTACCAGAGCCAAGAGGCGGGAGCTGGGGTTTCTGAATCGGTGAAACGGCGGTGGCTAAATTGATGATCTCCTTGGCCTTCCCCGCCGGAATATCGTTGAGCACAATCACTTGACCCGCGTAAAATATGGTCATCTGCTCTACCTCCTTTTCTGGTTGCTCAATTTTAGGTGATTGATTGACAGATCCTATTcgaatcaaataataaatgattttaCAATTAGAggctagagagagagaaaaggggaTAAATCTAGCGAAATCGGAAACAGAATTTACCTTTGGGGGTGAAATTGAGGTCTAGGTCACCGAATCCGCCGTTCTCCTTCAAATACTGGCTGAGAAGGTTGCAGGTCTGCGAGAAGTTGGACCTGCCGCCGTGAAACTTGGCGGAATCGAGTTTTCCCGACGAAGCCATCTTTGCTCCGATCTGAGAAAAATAAAGCTAGGATGAATGAATGGTGTTGATGTGGTTTGAAGAAAGGAAAGTAATTGGGGGAGATGATGATGGTGGTGGTGAAGATATATGTATAGTCTATAGAGAATGGAAAAAAGCATGAGGAAATTGTGATGTTTATTGGGAATAGTTTAATTGAGAGAGACGACAGGTAGCAACAGCACCGCCACAACCTAATCATGATTCCAGCACTATTAAGTCTTCGGTGGGTGAAGtcttcttttattaattaaaaattataacaaataaaacgTGCTTACTCTTGGCATGATGATCGGTACATGTCTAGCccaaagaaaatgagaaatgaaaataaaaatgaaaagaggtTATTCTATCTGACAACTTAGCCAGTAATGTTTTTACCCTGTTACTTTATCGGTtcactattaaaaaaacaattttaactaagcataattttaaaaattgctttgatgaaaagaaaaaataggagaatgtgcaacttattttttatattaattttataatgaaacgtgatataaaaagtaagtgaaatATGGTGTGTATAccaaaaagtagaaaaaataaatagttttttaaatagtaaataatccaaaattataaaataattctttaaattgtGGACATGTttaatattctctctattCCATTCCTATTTCTTTTGAACGTAAagattaaatagtactcccttcgtctagGGTTGGcacggtacggtataccgcacCGAGAATGTCATACCGCATACCGTACCGCAAATTGCGGTATGACTAAATGTCATACCTATACCTTATCgaatttttcggtataccgcaaaattcggtatgtcaaaatttgaaaacctttACCTTACCGATATTTCGGTATGCCGTACCGTGTTGCGGTAAATCATACCTgtttgatatataaaatattgaagaattGAGATTTAGAATTAGGAcagaataatgaattaatgatgGCTGCTACTGCTTTACGAATTATGCCTCTAATCtttctttagttttaaaaatataaatattataattttataaataatatatatattaaaaaaatatatttattaacgGTATATACCGCAaaattacggtatataccgtaatttTGCAGTACATACCGTAATTGCGGTATgatgcggtataccgcggtatatgCAAAATCCATACCTTTACCGTACCTTAATCTaccggtaaggtatcataccgtaccgaaaagtgcggtataccgaaattcggtattttcgatattttttcggTATGGTAAGTGCGGTATTTCGATATTTCGGTATGTTTTGCCAGCCCTACCTCCATCTCGcatagtttgtcccattttaccattttcgtccgtcccacaaagtttgttccattttactattttcgctccgtcccacaaagtttgtcccattttatcattttcgtCCCGTTCCACTAAGTTTGTCTCACTCGGATTCTACccaaaaaaagatattaaatATACCCCTCAATCTCCTAAATGCGagacccttattccactacacaccttcatttaatacaaagtcaaacaatttcttaaaacccgcgctgtgtcaaactttgtgggacggaggaagtaattgTTAAAATAAGGTATATAGTAAATTTATAATGCGAtaactattactccctctgtcccaccaTAGCAGAGGCGTTCTATTTTGAGCattcaattgaataaaatgataataaatagttaaaatcgtgagaaagtaaagtaaaagagaaaataatgtagatagaaaaaaaaagtatacgATGTGACACTTGCATTGTTAGGACTAAAGTCTCTTAAAGAGCATCCATGACCATAGCCTCAATCCATGCCCAAACTCCTTGTTATGTCACCATTCCTTGCAGTATTAGGACTAAAGTCTCTTAAAGAGCATCCATGACCATAGCCTCAATCCATGCCCAAACTCCTTGTTATGTCACCATTCCTCTAATTTTCTGCGGTAGGCCACAACTCCTACAACTTTGCACCCCATTTCACGCCCCCTCCAATTTCctcacacatatataaattatttaccataattttttttaatttttcactaaCTGCCCATCCTaaaattctttatattttgcttatgtatatttataccTCTCTTGGTATAAATTCATGGCTTCATTATGGATATCACACTAAGTTTGAGgaaatttcttttctctttactttttacttGTTCTCTTTGCTGCATCGGGGACAATGATACACTCAAAGTTGGGTTAAATAGCTTTGTGCATATGCGTATGCTGATTATCTTTCGTGATGGACAAATTAAATCCGAGCCACGCATTTTGTTGTTGACTTTTACATGAACTCGGAGTTTTGGAATGGAAAGGAGTTCTACAATCTACATTGATTGATAGGaaagaaaattattgattaCATTTGATTCTTGAGTCGTTGAAAGCATGCAATTAAGTTTAGTTGATTTGCATTATCATGTATGGATTTATACATTCTTTGAGTACGACGAGTTAATATGATTATGGCAGTAGGCATAACTACATGGTCAAATAATTGTATGTCTACTCGACTACTCCTGTCTCCTAGTGattattacttcctccgtcccataaaagatgttacaCTTACATGTGGGATGACATGCGATTTTAgaaagttttgttttgtgtgttaaatggagagaaaaaaatataaatttttatattaatgtgaactagaactttttccaaaaattaaaatgtgacattttttgtagGACGAATGAGTACTTAGCAgacatattttattagaaatacCCAATTTATTGTATATACACTAAACTGATATCTTCGCCACTTTGCCCTAATTTAATACTTCTTCcattccacaaaagatgtcacacttgtgtgACAGCACgaaattttaggaggttttgttttgtgtgttaaatggagagagaaaatataatttttatattcatgagAGCGAGAACTTtatccaaaaatggaaatgtgacatcttttgtgagacaaattaaaaaggaaagtgtgacatctattatggacGAATGCagtattacttttttctttctctttggTCTTTGATACTAATTTAAGTGCTAAGCAATTCCTGAGTAGTGATTTCAAATGTCATCGTGTTGGTTGATGTTAACATGTGGTGGCGTCTTGTAAGATAGAAAGTGAATTCAAATGAGTGATATTGAAAAAGACGACCCACACATTTTGATATATCAGGGcaaatgaaaaaatcaatatcCCATGTTCAATGTTATAAttaacaatgattaagaaataacaatcactgGGACCTCATCTTTCAATAAGTAGTTAAGAAAAACTTATTTCATGTGTTAATTAGACCCTTTCAATGCTATACTACACCAGCGACCAGCGTCATTCGTTTCTCTAGGCAAGGGGATTCACGGAATGATGCCACAATCTTTCGAGATAAGTAGTCAAagtctatctaggttgtgaaattgaaattctatCCTGCAAAGAATCGACTGCGTTACCTACTGTGAACACCGTTCACAACATGTCTACTATGCTAAAGACTTAGACTTGTTTGCTTCttgtatatttaaatgtttgataaacatcttataaatgcataaacaaacacaatgtaataatattactttttcttGCCTTAAAGTAGATTGTAGAGCTTCTTGTATAtttgtatacaagcaattttAATCATGAAAGTTGCTCGAAACCTACTTTTCAATATACGAATCCTGACCAGCAAAATTCCCTTTCAATTTCACGTGGAATTGAGTGAAGTGTCGAATAGATCGCCGAATAGTCTCAAGAAATGTTAGGGTAACAATTTTCCTTtgttatcaatttttttattgtgagCTTCGGTTTATTAAAGCTTTCAAGTAAgtaacaaaaattcaaaagctctaaaatcatttttcattttgagaattATATGCACGTTTCATCCATCTAGATTAGggtttatttatttcacaCTTGATATATACTtgtttgcattaaaattcatgcgcTAACAAACATATAATGGATCCAAAATTTTTGGGTCGATTACATGTGATATCTAGCTCGCCACTGATGATAATCCTCTTAATTTAGGGGACTTTTCTAAGTCCAACTCATGAGTTTGGAGTTGCACTAACATCTCTAAATATaataacacaaattttttaaataattgcaATACATAAAAGGAGAATGGGAAAACATACTTCAAAAATATCGCAAATAAGATAAACCTAATATCGACTATATAGaaagatatactccctctgtctcttAACAATCATCCAATTTAGTTTCGGCACgaagtttaaaaaatataaaagaagtggattaaaaagttagtagaatacgGGTCCCGCGCACTTTTATATACCCCcttcccataatagatgtcaaacgttccattttagtttgtcccacaaaagatgtcgcatttctttttttggaaaaaactCTCTCTTGCATTAATATAAACTAGTATCACCCATGTGCGATGCACGACCcatcttcttttatttaaacttattttatactgtaaaatgattttataaattcatgaaaatatcattgtatgaaatctgaaatcataaatatataaaataaaaaataattattacaaaatatgaaatcaaacaaagaaaaaataaataacacatACCGAATCGGtatgagaaacaatattaatattattttaagttcTAAAATCGCAAATTTATACAATAGCAATTTATTGTATCAATAAAAACTCACATAAccaaataagtttataaaccaaaaattgcacacaaatcacatatcatttaaatcacttttaGATCTATACTACAAAAGATCAATCACAAACACATGCAAAAAaacatgtataaatatatattagaagatagccaaatcgatcaaaatcatcaataaaaatacaGAAAAATAGCATGGAATATATAACCGATATCAATATGCATGCATTTAGccgaaaaaaaattggttgcATACCCTAATAGTATACCCCGCATCGCCTACTTCCCGTGTAGCTGCAACCACGCATACCACGTCCAGGAAACACAAATGAATAAGAGTGCCACCAACCTAATATTCATACAAAGCActacatgaaaaaattatacattcgACACTTCACAATATGCGAACATAGGTGAATCCATATCTCAATGCTTTCACCACTAACCGTTGGGCCTCGTGGATAGCTACTAACACAATTTGTGTTACTTGGTCTTCAACAGAACCTCAAGGTTCATGACAACAGAAGGCAATTGTTTTCGTCTTCTACTTCCAAGAACAGCATAAACAACACGATTGATGATCAACCATTAAG
The genomic region above belongs to Salvia hispanica cultivar TCC Black 2014 chromosome 3, UniMelb_Shisp_WGS_1.0, whole genome shotgun sequence and contains:
- the LOC125211081 gene encoding protein TIFY 10A-like — protein: MASSGKLDSAKFHGGRSNFSQTCNLLSQYLKENGGFGDLDLNFTPKGSVNQSPKIEQPEKEVEQMTIFYAGQVIVLNDIPAGKAKEIINLATAVSPIQKPQLPPLGSDLPIARKNSLARFLEKRKDRITAAAPYQASKPAVKEEPWLEMGSQIPRQ